A genomic stretch from Pochonia chlamydosporia 170 chromosome 4, whole genome shotgun sequence includes:
- a CDS encoding ABC transporter (similar to Neosartorya fischeri NRRL 181 XP_001260862.1), with amino-acid sequence MGPSGSGKTTLLNVLSKRPMHGVVIKGKVSVNGQETSDAVFRCVTSLVEDHDTFTASLTARETLEFASRLAIRRHQKEELHGRIDTLVQAFGLADQADAFIGRVLSNGQRRRLAVARRLVTGPKVLFLDEPTSGLDSVASFYVISYLRKIAKLNNLIIICSIHQPSTSTFDLFDKLLLLSRGKTHYFGPTAEVVEYYQNVGVTIPQRANPAEFILELLNIDFSDAPPRSSQSITKLQSLWRLSSCRQRILESILTCERATGDVIVESASRPSLASHVVTLIHRNFLKAYRDAMAYNLRLLMYTGLGLLMGTIWLRLDRSQDSIQLLVNALIVSCGFMAFMAVTYVPAFIEDYRQYLQEHRNGLYGATAFHLSNFLVGIPHLFLFSTMFSVVFYWLSNCQPSATAFFTWVMWLFFDLLAAEAVVVLAVTIVPNFVGSLVSAALINVLMFGTAGTLVPPGRLNAFYKYGLYYWNFQAYIFQGMMVTQFDHQTYDCGSNCACRYTPMSTDQCQIDGGQVLHEFGIETGVEGRNIVIVIAIILGYRVASWAALRFKQ; translated from the exons ATGGGACCGTCGGGTTCTGGAAAGACGACACTTTTGAACGTGCTTTCCAAGCGACCAATGCATGGTGTTGTCATCAAAGGCAAAGTGTCCGTCAACGGTCAAGAAACCTCGGACGCCGTGTTCCGATGTGTCACTTCCCTAGTAGAAGACCATGATACTTTCACGGCGTCTTTGACTGCTAGGGAGACGCTGGAATTTGCTTCTAGACTCGCGATTAGACG ccaccagaaGGAAGAGCTTCATGGGCGTATCGATACACTTGTCCAGGCTTTTGGGCTTGCTGACCAAGCAGACGCTTTTATTGGTAGAGTACTTTCCAACGGCCAGAGACGACGCCTGGCAGTTGCCAGACGACTTGTCACAGGTCCGAAGGTCCTCTTTCTTGATGAACCGACAAGCGGACTGGATTCCGTTGCTAGCTTTTATGTTATTAGCTACCTGCGTAAGATTGCGAAGCTGAACAATCTCATTATCATCTGCTCTATTCATCAACCCTCTACTTCTACGTTTGACCTGTTCGACAAACTACTCCTTCTGTCTCGGGGCAAGACGCATTACTTTGGCCCAACAGCAGAGGTAGTTGAGTATTATCAGAATGTAGGGGTCACAATCCCTCAAAGAGCCAATCCCGCCGAGTTCATACTCGAGTTACTTAATATCGACTTTTCTGACGCACCACCAAGATCATCCCAAAGCATTACGAAGTTACAATCTCTCTGGAGGCTTTCGTCATGCCGCCAAAGAATACTCGAGAGTATCTTGACTTGTGAAAGAGCAACAGGTGATGTAATTGTTGAATCAGCAAGCCGGCCCAGCTTAGCCAGCCACGTTGTCACACTAATTCACCGCAACTTCCTCAAAGCATACCGGGATGCTATGGCGTACAATCTCCGCCTCCTTATGTATACCGGTTTGGGGTTATTAATGGGCACCATCTGGCTACGGCTTGATCGCAGTCAAGACTCCATTCAACTGCTGGTTAATGCACTGATTGTGAGCTGTGGATTCATGGCGTTCATGGCGGTGACGTACGTCCCTGCCTTTATTGAGGATTATCGGCAGTACCTCCAGGAGCATCGGAACGGATTATATGGTGCCACGGCATTTCACTTATCGAACTTTCTCGTTGGCATACCGCacctctttctcttctcgACGATGTTTTCAGTAGTCTTCTACTGGCTTTCCAACTGCCAACCCTCGGCAACGGCATTCTTCACATGGGTGATGTGGCTGTTTTTTGACTTGCTAGCTGCTGAAGCCGTTGTCGTTCTAGCGGTAACCATTGTCCCAAATTTCGTTGGGTCATTGGTATCAGCCGCGCTCATCAATGTTTTGATGTTTGGGACTGCGGGAACGCTGGTTCCTCCCGGTAGGCTGAATGCGTTTTACAAGTACGGGCTGTATTATTGGAACTTTCAGGCGTACATATTCCAGGGCATGATGGTCACGCAAtttgaccaccagacataTGATTGTGGCAGCAACTGTGCATGCAGGTATACCCCCATGTCTACCGATCAGTGTCAAATTGACGGTGGGCAGGTGTTGCATGAGTTTGGAATCGAAACGGGAGTTGAAGGTCGGAATATTGTGATTGTGATTGCGATTATACTCGGTTACCGCGTTGCATCTTGGGCTGCGCTTAGATTCAAGCAGTGA
- a CDS encoding galactose-1-phosphate uridylyltransferase (similar to Cordyceps militaris CM01 XP_006673834.1): MDRLVETTLRHNLVPPVVMEFPGITAGGGFSGTSGESSTFRYGFFNETVIEAEIILGNGDIVRASRDEREDLFRAAGGALGTLGIVTLMKLRLVEAKQFVYTRYTRLNSVSEALESIQRTKDDPDVDYLDSMLFSKQHAVVISGQLTNNLPADAEVQTFSDAADPWFYMHVQEQTNSIAPGSVIEEYIPLAEYLFRYDRGAFWVGEQGYTYFKYIPFNSFFRWLLDDFSHTRTLYHALHCTGVSSQFVVQDVAVVYRNAEKMIDFISAELNIWPIWLCPLAPARVPSFHPVLHGVDLGTNSGSLSEPMLNIGIYGWGPSDADEFITKNRAVEKTLSELGGRKWLYAHTFYTEREFWDVYDRAWYESLRLKYHATSLPSVYDKVKPVRKEGKHWTQKVAEMWPIGGLYGMCRAITSGDYRLHRGAKWKW; this comes from the coding sequence ATGGATCGGTTGGTAGAGACAACACTTCGTCATAATCTTGTTCCTCCAGTGGTTATGGAGTTCCCCGGCATCACAGCAGGTGGCGGATTTTCCGGTACTTCTGGGGAAAGCAGCACATTTCGCTATGGATTCTTCAACGAGACGGTCATTGAAGCCGAAATCATTTTGGGGAATGGAGATATTGTCCGGGCGTCAAGGGACGAAAGAGAGGACTTATTCAGAGCTGCGGGTGGCGCTTTGGGCACACTAGGTATTGTAACGCTCATGAAGCTACGTCTCGTAGAGGCGAAGCAGTTCGTCTATACAAGATACACTCGCCTCAATAGTGTCTCAGAGGCTCTTGAGAGCATCCAACGGACGAAAGACGACCCAGATGTGGACTACCTGGATAGCATGCTATTTTCCAAGCAGCATGCCGTCGTTATTTCCGGACAATTAACAAATAATCTACCAGCGGATGCAGAGGTGCAAACATTTAGTGACGCTGCCGATCCGTGGTTTTACATGCATGTTCAGGAACAGACGAATAGCATTGCACCCGGGTCCGTGATTGAGGAATACATCCCGCTCGCCGAATACCTATTCAGATATGATCGTGGCGCTTTCTGGGTCGGCGAACAAGGCTACACTTATTTCAAGTATATTCCtttcaacagcttcttccgCTGGCTACTCGACGACTTTTCTCACACCCGCACCCTGTATCACGCTCTACATTGCACTGGAGTCTCTTCGCAGTTTGTCGTTCAGGACGTAGCGGTCGTCTATAGGAATGCTGAGAAGATGATAGACTTTATAAGCGCAGAGCTGAACATTTGGCCGATTTGGCTTTGTCCTCTTGCCCCAGCCCGTGTGCCTTCTTTCCATCCCGTTCTTCATGGGGTAGACTTGGGCACCAATTCGGGATCTCTTTCCGAGCCGATGCTGAATATTGGCATTTACGGCTGGGGTCCGTCAGACGCTGACGAATTTATTACAAAGAATCGCGCTGTTGAGAAAACGTTGAGTGAGTTGGGCGGGCGCAAATGGCTCTATGCACATACGTTCTACACGGAACGGGAGTTCTGGGATGTCTACGATCGAGCGTGGTATGAATCTTTGAGATTAAAGTATCATGCGACTAGTCTTCCGAGTGTATACGACAAGGTTAAGCCCGTTCGGAAAGAGGGAAAGCATTGGACTCAAAAAGTTGCTGAAATGTGGCCTATTGGTGGCCTGTATGGGATGTGCCGAGCTATCACGTCAGGCGATTACCGTCTACATCGAGGAGCAAAGTGGAAATGGTAG